The following proteins are encoded in a genomic region of Sorangiineae bacterium MSr12523:
- a CDS encoding sigma-70 family RNA polymerase sigma factor, whose translation MSQAVLHADYPGDSESVDPDLLDPDVFDDESSNDGPGQAMDPVRVARLVQAHHAFVWRSLRRLGVIASDVDDATQKVFLAVTRKCAGVPPHRERSFLFATAVRIAANERRAQSRKRYAGAEDLDVYGGEGPSPEQTTADRALLDKILAPLPLNLRSVFILFELEQMTKQEIAAVLDLPEGTVASRLRRARELVEATIARLRAAQNGRGAT comes from the coding sequence GTGTCCCAAGCTGTTCTTCACGCCGACTATCCAGGGGATTCCGAGTCCGTGGACCCCGACCTGCTCGATCCCGATGTTTTCGACGATGAATCATCGAACGATGGGCCGGGCCAGGCCATGGACCCCGTGCGGGTCGCGCGCCTCGTTCAAGCGCACCACGCCTTCGTGTGGCGCTCGCTCCGCCGCCTCGGTGTGATCGCGAGCGACGTGGACGATGCGACGCAGAAGGTCTTTCTCGCCGTCACGCGCAAGTGTGCGGGTGTGCCGCCGCATCGGGAGCGCTCCTTCCTTTTTGCGACCGCCGTGCGCATTGCCGCGAACGAGCGTCGCGCCCAGAGCCGCAAGCGTTACGCTGGTGCGGAGGATCTCGATGTGTACGGAGGCGAGGGACCAAGTCCTGAACAAACCACCGCCGATCGGGCACTCCTCGACAAGATACTCGCGCCGCTGCCGCTCAACCTTCGCAGCGTTTTCATTCTTTTCGAGCTCGAGCAAATGACGAAGCAGGAAATCGCAGCCGTGCTCGACCTCCCCGAAGGGACGGTCGCCTCGCGTTTGCGGCGCGCCCGCGAGCTGGTGGAGGCGACGATTGCGCGTTTGCGTGCGGCGCAGAATGGACGAGGTGCAACGTGA
- a CDS encoding Xaa-Pro aminopeptidase translates to MCRFIGYIALTFALGACHASPPPPAANKGPELYGAGLFTTGAWDFFLAFSPDQTDVLHCRADDAFEAFDIFETRRNPSGRWSPPLKPRFATQGSNADPHIAPDGKTVFFISNRPLSGRGAVRPTFDIWFAERQADGAWGDAQRLAAPFNDAKVDHWSPMVAANGNLYFGGERAGGRGGSDLWVARKVDGTYLEPENLGEAINTQGHEVEPWIAPDESYLIFSALRRADSVGSYDLYVSRRIDGAWEKARPLSALNTPAREFNQSVTPDGKWLYFSSTRPYQGPLGERFDDPRDERAVAGIGDGKKGDIYRVAMSELGLAPSK, encoded by the coding sequence ATGTGCCGTTTCATTGGTTACATCGCCTTGACCTTCGCCCTCGGCGCTTGCCACGCTTCTCCACCGCCACCTGCCGCGAACAAAGGGCCCGAGCTGTACGGCGCAGGCCTTTTCACCACCGGCGCGTGGGACTTCTTCTTGGCCTTCTCCCCTGACCAAACCGATGTCCTTCACTGCCGCGCGGACGATGCCTTCGAAGCTTTCGACATCTTCGAAACCCGCCGCAATCCGTCGGGCCGCTGGTCTCCGCCGCTCAAACCGCGTTTCGCCACCCAGGGCAGCAATGCCGATCCGCACATTGCGCCCGATGGCAAAACGGTATTCTTCATTTCGAACCGCCCCTTGTCGGGGCGCGGGGCCGTGCGCCCCACGTTCGACATCTGGTTCGCCGAACGCCAGGCCGACGGCGCATGGGGCGATGCCCAGCGCCTCGCGGCACCGTTCAACGACGCCAAGGTCGATCATTGGTCCCCCATGGTCGCTGCCAATGGCAACCTGTATTTCGGGGGCGAGCGCGCGGGAGGCCGCGGCGGCTCGGATCTCTGGGTGGCGCGCAAGGTCGATGGCACCTACCTCGAGCCGGAAAACCTCGGGGAGGCGATCAACACGCAGGGCCACGAGGTGGAGCCGTGGATCGCGCCGGACGAGAGCTACCTGATTTTCAGCGCCCTGCGGCGCGCCGACTCCGTCGGCAGCTACGACCTTTACGTCAGCCGCCGCATCGACGGCGCTTGGGAGAAGGCGCGCCCCTTGAGTGCGCTGAATACGCCCGCACGCGAGTTCAATCAAAGCGTCACCCCCGATGGAAAGTGGCTCTATTTCAGCAGCACGCGGCCCTACCAGGGTCCCCTCGGCGAGCGCTTCGACGACCCGCGCGACGAGCGTGCTGTGGCCGGCATCGGCGACGGGAAAAAGGGCGACATCTACCGCGTGGCGATGAGCGAGCTCGGACTGGCGCCGTCGAAGTAG
- a CDS encoding CGNR zinc finger domain-containing protein, whose amino-acid sequence MFTFVGGALCLDFVNTSSWNGEAEIKEWLTDAAALAGWARAAKLPEARAISEEGAPASLINDAKRLRLVLRRLLLPLAHGHEPSEAALRAFEREAKRTLSAAQLSPRSRETRESPHLALVWPDDAPGCGVLERVTWSALALVRSRRRLHALRECEGDACGWLFVDTSRNHLRRWCEMRTCGGAAKARAFRARQRGE is encoded by the coding sequence ATGTTTACGTTCGTCGGTGGAGCCCTCTGTCTCGATTTCGTGAACACCTCCTCCTGGAATGGGGAGGCCGAGATCAAAGAGTGGCTGACGGATGCCGCTGCGCTCGCAGGCTGGGCGCGCGCGGCGAAGCTTCCCGAGGCGCGCGCCATCTCGGAGGAGGGCGCCCCTGCCTCGCTGATCAACGATGCGAAGCGCCTGCGCCTCGTCCTGCGCCGCCTGCTCTTGCCCCTGGCGCATGGCCACGAGCCCTCCGAGGCCGCCCTTCGCGCATTCGAGCGCGAGGCGAAGCGCACACTTTCGGCGGCGCAGCTTTCGCCGCGGTCGCGTGAGACGCGTGAGTCGCCGCACCTGGCCCTCGTGTGGCCGGACGACGCGCCCGGGTGCGGCGTTCTCGAACGGGTCACATGGTCGGCGCTCGCCCTCGTTCGCTCGCGACGGCGCCTTCACGCGCTGCGCGAATGCGAAGGCGACGCGTGCGGCTGGCTCTTCGTCGACACGAGCCGCAACCACCTGCGCCGCTGGTGCGAGATGCGCACGTGCGGCGGTGCCGCGAAAGCCCGCGCCTTCCGCGCGCGCCAGCGCGGCGAGTAA
- a CDS encoding alginate lyase family protein — MRNPLWLGAMLVATSFWNCAPLEGDAVEEARATDETREAQEAKAPLAPAVFTHPGVLVSRQQLDFVRQQVNAGAQPWANAYSQMLSHSLASPSRTPHPRSVVECGPYSNPNIGCTDERQDALAAYANSLAWYVSRDAKYANKAIALMDAWSSTITDHTNSNAPLQTAWSGSAWSRAAEIIRHTGAGWSQTGINRFATMLRNVYLPEIINGRPSTNGNWEATMMEAAIGIAVFLEDRTAYDRAVSIFRTRVPAYIYLTSDGALPKPPPNSGIDTRQEIINYWQGQSTFVDGLSQETCRDFTHTGYGLASIANFAETARHQGQDLYPEIQDRLRQAMGFHAKYELGEAPPSWLCGGTVHRGLGPTFEVGFNALHNRLGFAMPNTQRYVEQHRPSGTNVLFIGWETLTHANNPY, encoded by the coding sequence ATGCGAAATCCGTTGTGGCTAGGGGCCATGCTCGTGGCAACGTCGTTCTGGAACTGCGCGCCGCTGGAGGGTGACGCCGTCGAGGAAGCCCGAGCGACCGACGAAACCCGTGAAGCCCAGGAGGCGAAGGCACCGCTCGCGCCGGCGGTGTTCACGCACCCCGGTGTCTTGGTCAGCCGGCAGCAGCTCGACTTCGTTCGCCAGCAGGTGAACGCCGGCGCCCAGCCTTGGGCGAACGCCTATTCGCAAATGCTTTCCCATTCGCTGGCATCGCCATCGCGGACGCCGCACCCTCGCTCCGTCGTGGAGTGTGGCCCGTATTCCAATCCGAACATCGGCTGCACCGACGAACGCCAGGATGCCTTGGCTGCTTACGCCAATTCCCTGGCCTGGTACGTCTCGCGCGATGCCAAATATGCGAACAAGGCCATCGCCCTCATGGACGCATGGTCATCCACGATTACCGATCACACGAACAGCAATGCACCGCTGCAGACGGCATGGTCCGGCTCCGCGTGGTCGCGGGCGGCGGAGATCATCCGGCATACCGGGGCGGGCTGGTCGCAGACCGGCATCAATCGATTCGCCACCATGCTGCGCAACGTGTACCTACCGGAAATCATCAATGGGCGCCCCAGCACCAATGGCAATTGGGAAGCGACCATGATGGAGGCCGCCATTGGCATTGCCGTTTTTCTCGAAGATCGCACCGCTTACGATCGCGCGGTGAGCATCTTCCGCACGCGGGTGCCCGCGTACATTTACCTCACCTCCGACGGGGCTTTGCCCAAGCCGCCGCCGAACAGCGGCATCGACACCCGGCAGGAGATCATCAATTATTGGCAGGGCCAATCGACGTTCGTCGACGGGCTGTCGCAGGAGACCTGCCGCGATTTCACCCATACCGGCTACGGGCTCGCGTCCATTGCCAACTTCGCCGAAACCGCACGGCACCAGGGGCAAGATCTCTATCCCGAGATCCAAGATCGATTGCGTCAGGCGATGGGATTCCATGCCAAGTACGAGCTTGGGGAGGCTCCGCCGTCGTGGCTATGCGGAGGCACCGTTCATCGAGGTTTGGGGCCTACCTTCGAAGTGGGATTCAATGCCTTGCACAATCGGCTAGGCTTTGCGATGCCCAATACGCAACGCTACGTGGAGCAGCACCGACCGTCGGGCACGAATGTGCTCTTCATCGGCTGGGAAACGCTCACCCACGCCAACAATCCCTACTGA